One window from the genome of Nitrosospira multiformis encodes:
- a CDS encoding cytochrome P460 family protein has product MLQQQFPEKTLFGGIASVLMLGLLSIHATSADALDSNYAKFNKKGELVRPTHYREWIFVGAPVTPNDMNDGKPAFPEFHNVYIDPASWTYWKRTGKFREGTIFVLEMVSVGAKKSVSGNGYFQGEFQSIAAAVKSKKRFPNRTENWAYFGFDDKPTAVAQPDEACAACHKASAAEDMVFTQHYPILRAGRPAEKSKTRGLGQDSIDIQRGK; this is encoded by the coding sequence ATGCTACAACAGCAATTTCCCGAAAAAACTTTGTTTGGCGGTATCGCGTCTGTATTAATGCTTGGCTTATTAAGCATTCACGCTACTTCAGCGGACGCACTAGATTCCAATTACGCCAAATTCAACAAGAAAGGAGAACTGGTTCGTCCAACTCACTACCGAGAGTGGATTTTTGTAGGTGCGCCCGTTACACCCAATGACATGAACGACGGTAAGCCGGCATTTCCTGAGTTCCATAATGTCTATATTGATCCTGCCAGTTGGACGTATTGGAAAAGGACCGGGAAGTTCCGTGAAGGCACTATTTTTGTCCTGGAAATGGTCAGCGTTGGTGCCAAGAAATCAGTAAGTGGAAATGGATATTTTCAAGGGGAATTTCAGAGCATTGCGGCAGCGGTGAAGAGCAAAAAGCGCTTCCCCAATAGAACGGAAAATTGGGCCTATTTTGGCTTCGATGATAAACCAACAGCGGTGGCACAACCTGACGAAGCATGTGCAGCGTGCCACAAGGCGAGTGCTGCCGAAGATATGGTCTTTACTCAGCATTACCCGATATTGCGTGCGGGTAGGCCGGCGGAGAAATCTAAGACGCGGGGACTCGGTCAGGACAGTATCGATATCCAGCGCGGCAAGTAA
- a CDS encoding P-II family nitrogen regulator codes for MTLRADIFISMKRIEIVVDEESLEELIDLCQEAQIRGYTVIKKAGGLGSRGERNPEDYSLEEENAVMVVACGEEQAERLIMLLRPKLKDWGGMCLVSDCQWVIGPAASY; via the coding sequence ATGACGTTAAGAGCAGACATTTTTATTTCCATGAAACGGATTGAGATTGTTGTGGATGAAGAATCGCTGGAAGAGCTCATCGACTTGTGCCAGGAAGCCCAGATACGCGGCTATACAGTCATCAAAAAAGCGGGCGGCCTGGGATCCCGCGGAGAACGCAACCCCGAAGACTATTCTCTTGAGGAAGAGAATGCCGTGATGGTTGTAGCCTGCGGGGAAGAACAGGCGGAGAGGCTCATCATGCTGCTTCGCCCCAAGTTGAAAGACTGGGGAGGAATGTGCCTGGTTTCCGATTGCCAGTGGGTCATAGGACCAGCGGCCTCATACTAG
- the pstS gene encoding phosphate ABC transporter substrate-binding protein PstS — MKLHIGVVNAILAIASLAASTVQAQSNMDSLVLNGAGATFPAPLYKTWIAAYHKVEPGTLIKYAEVGSGEGVKRFLANTVDFGASDAAMTDAQIASAQDGVVMVPVTAGMVALAYNLPGLNGLLKLDRNTYTALLMGKITRWNDARIQATNPGLDLPNREILLAVRQDSSGTTFVLSNHLSAASPEWRDGPGTGNLVRWPRNAMFARGNEGVSALVQRSVGSIGYVEYNFSKRLDLKVAHLENKEGHFVAPSERIGVATLAANIGRIPADMRAYIPDPAGTDSYPLISFTWLLLKEHYSNKSKGEALKRFITWSLQEGQNFSGELGYIRLPAEVAKRSNEALARVYTSP, encoded by the coding sequence ATGAAGCTTCATATCGGCGTTGTTAACGCTATCTTGGCAATCGCCTCGTTGGCAGCATCGACAGTGCAAGCGCAAAGCAACATGGATTCTCTGGTCCTCAACGGCGCGGGGGCGACTTTTCCGGCACCATTGTATAAAACATGGATTGCCGCTTATCACAAGGTTGAGCCAGGGACGTTAATCAAGTACGCCGAAGTTGGCAGTGGCGAAGGGGTAAAGCGTTTTCTTGCCAATACCGTGGACTTCGGCGCCAGCGATGCCGCCATGACGGATGCCCAGATTGCTTCTGCGCAGGATGGGGTGGTAATGGTGCCCGTTACCGCAGGCATGGTGGCGCTCGCTTACAATTTGCCGGGATTGAATGGTCTGCTGAAGCTGGATCGGAATACCTATACTGCATTATTGATGGGCAAGATCACACGCTGGAACGATGCCCGCATCCAAGCCACCAATCCCGGACTCGATCTGCCTAATCGTGAAATCTTACTGGCCGTGCGCCAGGACAGCAGCGGTACGACATTTGTACTGTCCAATCATCTGAGCGCCGCCAGTCCAGAATGGCGCGACGGTCCCGGCACCGGCAATCTTGTCAGATGGCCCCGCAATGCGATGTTTGCCCGCGGCAATGAGGGTGTCTCGGCGCTGGTGCAACGCAGCGTGGGATCGATTGGCTATGTCGAATACAACTTTTCCAAGCGCCTTGACCTGAAGGTAGCGCACCTGGAAAACAAGGAAGGTCATTTCGTTGCGCCGAGTGAGCGTATTGGCGTTGCAACGCTGGCAGCAAATATCGGACGCATTCCTGCTGACATGCGCGCTTACATACCGGATCCTGCCGGAACCGATTCATACCCTTTGATATCATTTACATGGTTGCTGCTTAAGGAGCATTATTCCAACAAATCTAAGGGCGAGGCGCTGAAGCGCTTCATAACATGGAGCCTGCAGGAAGGCCAGAATTTTAGCGGCGAGTTGGGTTACATCCGCTTGCCCGCTGAAGTCGCGAAACGCAGCAATGAGGCGTTGGCTAGAGTATATACTAGCCCCTAG
- the pstB gene encoding phosphate ABC transporter ATP-binding protein PstB: MNSTMQQAAPDTQPATLVMDCKLDKIFYGNFLAVRDSHVPIEKNKITGFIGPSGCGKSTVLRSLNRMNDLVDGFRFDGHVLFLGQDVYGKGVDPVVVRRYIGMVFQQPNPFSMSIFDNVAFGLRLNRYKGDIGDRVKQALQGAALWEEVKDKLKVSGLALSGGQQQRLCIARAIATQPQVLLMDEPCSALDPIATRRVEELMVELKEHYTIALVTHNMQQATRVADTTAFFSVDISGGSRTGYLVESGPTAQIFENPREKLTKDYISGQFS; encoded by the coding sequence ATGAACTCAACAATGCAGCAGGCAGCTCCTGATACCCAGCCAGCTACATTGGTAATGGACTGCAAATTGGACAAGATTTTCTATGGCAACTTCTTGGCCGTACGCGACAGCCATGTGCCCATTGAAAAGAATAAAATCACCGGTTTCATTGGACCGTCCGGCTGCGGCAAGAGCACCGTGCTGCGCAGCCTTAACCGAATGAACGACCTGGTTGATGGCTTTCGCTTCGACGGACATGTGCTGTTTCTCGGGCAGGATGTCTATGGCAAGGGCGTAGATCCTGTGGTCGTGCGCCGTTACATCGGCATGGTGTTCCAGCAGCCCAATCCTTTTTCAATGAGCATTTTCGACAATGTTGCCTTCGGCTTGCGTCTCAATCGCTATAAGGGCGATATTGGCGACCGAGTCAAGCAGGCACTGCAGGGGGCGGCATTGTGGGAGGAGGTCAAGGATAAACTCAAGGTCAGCGGCCTGGCACTTTCCGGCGGCCAGCAGCAGCGCCTGTGCATCGCTCGCGCCATTGCCACCCAACCCCAGGTGCTATTGATGGACGAACCGTGTTCTGCGCTGGACCCAATCGCCACTCGCCGCGTCGAGGAGTTGATGGTCGAGTTGAAGGAGCATTACACCATCGCCCTGGTGACCCATAACATGCAGCAGGCGACGCGCGTTGCGGATACCACCGCATTCTTCTCCGTTGATATCTCCGGAGGATCCCGGACTGGCTACCTGGTGGAATCTGGGCCCACCGCTCAAATCTTCGAGAACCCACGCGAGAAGCTGACTAAAGACTACATCAGTGGCCAGTTCAGCTGA
- a CDS encoding sodium-dependent bicarbonate transport family permease, whose translation MSISSLLVPAILFFALGMFACIIKSDLKFPPDMHKMIVIYLLIGIGLHGGKALATSNMGDALPAVWAALGFGVGLPIIAYIILRGIGRIDPLNAAAISAHYGSVSAGTYMTAVAFLGGIGVTYEAYPVIMLAIMESPAIMIGLVLAGYSRKIMGGAQKGEKGMMKHLMIEAFTNGSILLLFGSMAIGAAVSDTSYKKIEPFFETIFMGALCIFLADMGMEAGKRLSEFKKVGVFLVGFGVVMPLIGAFFGIMVGHYYLQYSIGGVTLVTVLAASCSYIAVPPAMRLAIPEANPSFYLTLSLGCTFPFNVVIGIPLYYAGAQYLAGT comes from the coding sequence ATGTCGATCTCCAGTCTTCTCGTACCAGCAATACTCTTTTTTGCCCTTGGTATGTTCGCATGCATCATCAAGTCGGATCTGAAGTTTCCACCCGACATGCACAAGATGATCGTTATCTACTTGCTGATCGGGATTGGTCTGCATGGCGGCAAGGCGCTCGCCACTTCAAATATGGGTGATGCCCTTCCTGCCGTGTGGGCGGCGCTCGGGTTTGGCGTTGGCCTGCCTATCATTGCTTATATTATTTTGCGGGGCATCGGAAGGATCGACCCGCTGAACGCCGCAGCCATCTCGGCGCATTACGGTTCCGTGAGCGCGGGTACCTACATGACGGCGGTGGCATTCCTGGGCGGCATCGGCGTGACCTATGAAGCCTATCCCGTGATCATGCTGGCGATCATGGAATCTCCCGCGATCATGATCGGCCTGGTCCTGGCTGGCTATTCCCGGAAAATCATGGGGGGGGCGCAAAAGGGCGAAAAGGGAATGATGAAGCACCTGATGATCGAGGCCTTTACCAATGGCAGTATTCTGCTGCTGTTCGGCTCCATGGCGATCGGGGCGGCAGTGTCGGACACGAGCTACAAAAAAATCGAACCGTTCTTTGAAACAATCTTTATGGGCGCCTTATGCATATTCCTGGCCGATATGGGTATGGAAGCCGGGAAAAGGCTGTCGGAATTTAAGAAGGTAGGCGTCTTCCTGGTCGGTTTCGGCGTAGTGATGCCTTTGATCGGCGCTTTTTTCGGGATAATGGTAGGTCACTACTACCTCCAATACTCAATCGGCGGTGTCACCCTGGTAACGGTGCTGGCGGCCAGTTGTTCCTATATCGCGGTACCGCCGGCTATGCGTCTGGCGATACCCGAGGCCAACCCATCTTTCTATCTGACGCTGTCGCTCGGGTGTACTTTTCCGTTCAACGTGGTGATCGGAATCCCCCTGTATTATGCAGGTGCCCAGTATCTGGCCGGGACCTGA
- a CDS encoding IS3 family transposase (programmed frameshift): protein MHSASGFDRIEVATGVERRRRWSLGEKLKAVEESRLPGMSVSYVARKYGIAPSLLFRWRKLMVEGGQEAVRSDDAVVSAAEVRELKKRIRELERVLGKKTLENEILTEAVKFAHEKKTDLAHALAATGRYPMKAIADTMGVARSHLVERMKPKTRSASGRYYKADDAWLLLLIRELVDCRMTYGYRRICALLNRRLEEMGKPAVNHKRVYRIMRQNGLLLTRHAGKQPQRSHEGKVITLRSNLRWCSDGFEIACWNEQVVRVAFALDCCDREVISHVATTSGITGEMVRDLMIESVERRFGTINRLPHRVEWLSDNGSCYTATETRAFAQDMGFISCFTPIRSPESNGMAAAFVKTFKRDYVYVHDRPDAQTVMALLDQWFEDYNEYHPHKGLKMKSPRQFIRSQLLTASCPV from the exons ATGCATAGTGCTTCTGGTTTTGATCGCATTGAAGTCGCCACCGGAGTCGAGCGCCGCAGGCGCTGGAGTCTGGGCGAGAAATTGAAAGCTGTTGAAGAATCCCGCTTGCCGGGAATGAGTGTCTCGTATGTGGCGCGAAAATATGGTATTGCTCCCAGCTTGTTATTTCGTTGGAGAAAGCTCATGGTTGAAGGAGGGCAGGAAGCAGTGCGCAGCGATGATGCGGTGGTGTCCGCAGCCGAGGTCCGGGAGCTGAAGAAGCGAATTCGAGAGCTGGAGCGGGTGCTGGGCAAGAAGACCCTGGAGAACGAGATTCTCACGGAAGCGGTGAAGTTTGCTCATGA GAAAAAAACTGATCTCGCGCATGCCCTTGCTGCCACAGGACGATATCCTATGAAAGCCATTGCTGACACGATGGGCGTGGCACGATCCCATCTGGTGGAACGGATGAAGCCGAAAACACGGTCAGCCAGTGGTCGCTACTACAAGGCCGATGATGCCTGGTTGTTGCTCTTGATCCGCGAGCTTGTGGATTGTCGCATGACTTACGGTTATCGCAGGATTTGCGCCCTGCTGAACCGCAGGCTGGAGGAGATGGGCAAGCCTGCGGTCAATCACAAGCGGGTCTATCGCATCATGCGCCAGAATGGTTTGCTGCTGACCCGGCATGCCGGCAAGCAACCGCAACGGTCGCATGAAGGCAAGGTGATTACCTTGCGTTCCAACCTGCGCTGGTGCTCGGATGGGTTCGAGATTGCCTGCTGGAATGAACAGGTGGTGCGGGTCGCCTTTGCGCTGGACTGCTGCGATCGGGAGGTCATCAGCCATGTGGCCACCACCAGCGGCATTACCGGGGAGATGGTGCGCGATCTGATGATTGAATCCGTCGAGCGGCGCTTCGGAACCATTAACAGACTCCCGCACAGGGTGGAATGGCTCAGCGACAACGGCAGCTGTTATACCGCTACAGAAACAAGAGCTTTTGCCCAGGATATGGGATTCATCAGCTGTTTCACTCCGATCCGAAGTCCCGAATCCAACGGCATGGCCGCAGCCTTCGTCAAGACCTTCAAACGGGATTATGTCTATGTGCATGACCGTCCCGATGCACAAACCGTGATGGCACTGCTTGACCAATGGTTCGAGGACTACAATGAATACCATCCTCACAAGGGGCTGAAGATGAAGTCACCAAGACAATTCATCCGCAGCCAGTTACTAACCGCATCCTGTCCGGTTTAA
- a CDS encoding EAL domain-containing protein, whose amino-acid sequence MIATGAPLGETLAALVGVIEADIDGTRASVLLLNESGRFLHHIVAPALPEALRRLIDGFEIGPAAASCGTAAYRGESVIVEDTETDPLWSPYREVARAHELRACWSTPIFDRDRAVLGTFAIYLRVPGRPAQRHLHTIKMATHTAAIAITRNREIRTLRDSERSIRGILEGMMIGFVALDHDWRFTYVNPKAAEILGREAASLVGRKYLEAFPEAEGSPFELAYRKVMAERVTMHTEYYFPPWDRWFEQRVDPTLDGFSIFFQDTTERRLQLQKIEHLARVYAVLSGINALMVRECDRESLFREACRIAVEQGGFHMAWIGIVDPNVMKIVPVASAGIEAQHLAGLKELFSSDMGTVLGNTMVAQAIKEKKAIVSNDVQNDPKILLLKKYTDPGVRSLAVLPLIVADETIGVLTLYASQIEFFEEEGLKLLTELAGDISFAIDHIAKQAQLDYLAYYDVLTGLANRSLFLERVAQYLRSAASGNYKVAVGLIDLERFKNINDSLGRTAGDALLKQVAEWLTRSLGDANLAARVGADHFAVVIPVVEKEGSVVALLDKQIESLLNHPLQLSDGVFRIAFKCGIALYPDDGTDAEALLRNSETALRKAKVTGDRYLLYTKAMTASVADKLTLENQLRRAIENEEFVLHYQPKINIESGKLVSAEALIRWNDPLTGLVPPGCFIPVLEETGLIHEVGRWALHKATEDYLRWRATNLSAVRIAVNVSPLQLRHRDFVNEIGQVIGINTHAAAGLELEITESLIMEDVMHSIVSLKAIRAMGVGIAIDDFGTGFSSLSYLSRLPVDTLKIDRSFVLDMTVSQEGLALVSTIITLAHALKLKVVAEGVETEEQLRLLRILNCNEMQGFLFSKPLPSESFETRFLASPPAG is encoded by the coding sequence ATGATCGCAACCGGCGCTCCACTCGGCGAGACGCTCGCAGCACTCGTGGGCGTGATCGAGGCCGACATAGACGGGACGAGGGCCTCCGTCCTCCTCCTCAATGAATCTGGCAGGTTCCTGCATCACATAGTAGCGCCCGCACTGCCGGAGGCGCTTCGCCGCCTGATCGACGGCTTTGAAATCGGCCCCGCCGCAGCATCCTGCGGTACGGCGGCATATCGTGGCGAAAGCGTGATCGTCGAGGACACCGAGACCGATCCGCTCTGGTCGCCTTACCGCGAGGTGGCGAGGGCGCACGAGCTGCGCGCCTGCTGGTCGACACCCATTTTTGACCGCGATCGTGCCGTGCTAGGGACATTCGCCATTTATCTGCGCGTTCCCGGCCGCCCGGCACAGCGTCATCTGCACACCATCAAAATGGCCACCCATACCGCTGCCATCGCCATTACGCGGAACCGGGAAATACGGACGCTGCGCGATAGCGAACGTTCCATCCGTGGCATCCTTGAAGGCATGATGATCGGCTTTGTCGCACTGGACCACGACTGGCGGTTCACCTACGTCAATCCGAAGGCGGCGGAAATCCTCGGCCGCGAGGCGGCATCGCTGGTTGGCCGGAAGTACCTGGAAGCCTTTCCCGAGGCCGAGGGCTCGCCGTTCGAACTCGCTTACCGAAAAGTAATGGCCGAGCGCGTCACGATGCATACCGAATATTATTTCCCACCCTGGGATCGCTGGTTCGAGCAGCGCGTCGATCCAACGCTCGACGGCTTCTCAATTTTTTTCCAGGACACTACCGAGCGCAGGCTGCAATTGCAGAAGATTGAGCACCTGGCCCGTGTCTACGCGGTATTGAGCGGCATCAACGCCCTCATGGTGCGCGAATGCGACCGTGAATCCCTGTTCCGCGAGGCGTGCCGGATTGCTGTCGAGCAAGGCGGTTTCCATATGGCCTGGATAGGAATTGTCGATCCGAACGTCATGAAAATTGTCCCGGTTGCGTCGGCAGGCATCGAGGCGCAGCACTTGGCCGGTCTCAAGGAACTTTTTTCATCGGACATGGGCACCGTGCTGGGCAACACGATGGTCGCACAGGCGATCAAGGAGAAAAAAGCGATCGTATCCAACGATGTGCAAAACGACCCCAAAATCCTGCTGCTCAAGAAATATACCGACCCGGGCGTCCGTTCGCTGGCCGTTTTGCCGCTGATCGTCGCGGACGAAACCATAGGCGTGCTCACGCTGTATGCCAGCCAGATCGAATTCTTCGAAGAGGAAGGGTTGAAGTTGTTGACGGAACTGGCCGGCGACATCTCGTTCGCGATCGATCACATCGCCAAACAGGCGCAACTCGACTACCTGGCCTACTATGATGTCCTGACAGGACTTGCCAATCGCAGCCTGTTCCTTGAGCGCGTGGCTCAGTACCTGCGCAGCGCTGCCAGCGGCAACTACAAGGTTGCCGTGGGTCTGATCGATCTGGAGCGGTTCAAGAACATCAATGACAGTCTTGGCCGGACGGCCGGCGACGCGCTTCTGAAGCAGGTGGCGGAATGGCTGACGCGCAGCCTGGGCGACGCCAACCTGGCAGCGAGGGTGGGCGCAGATCATTTTGCCGTGGTGATCCCGGTAGTGGAAAAGGAAGGAAGCGTCGTTGCGCTTCTGGACAAGCAAATAGAATCCTTGTTGAATCATCCGCTTCAGTTGAGTGACGGCGTGTTCCGGATAGCCTTCAAGTGCGGGATAGCGCTTTATCCCGATGACGGCACCGATGCTGAAGCGCTGCTCAGGAATTCCGAAACCGCACTCAGAAAGGCCAAGGTCACCGGCGACCGGTATCTTCTCTATACGAAGGCAATGACCGCATCGGTAGCCGACAAGCTGACTCTGGAAAACCAGCTGCGCCGGGCGATCGAAAATGAAGAATTCGTACTCCACTATCAGCCCAAGATCAACATCGAGAGCGGCAAGCTTGTCAGCGCTGAAGCGCTGATCCGGTGGAATGATCCGCTCACGGGCCTGGTGCCGCCGGGCTGCTTTATTCCTGTCCTGGAAGAAACCGGATTGATCCATGAAGTCGGACGCTGGGCCTTGCACAAAGCCACCGAGGACTATCTGCGCTGGCGCGCCACGAACCTGTCCGCCGTGCGCATTGCAGTGAACGTATCGCCACTGCAACTACGCCACCGCGATTTCGTCAATGAAATTGGGCAGGTAATCGGTATAAATACGCATGCGGCAGCCGGACTGGAACTGGAGATCACCGAAAGCCTGATCATGGAAGATGTCATGCACAGCATCGTCAGCCTGAAGGCGATCCGTGCCATGGGCGTGGGCATAGCCATAGACGACTTCGGCACCGGCTTTTCTTCGCTGAGCTACCTCTCCAGGCTGCCCGTGGACACGCTCAAGATTGATCGATCGTTTGTGCTCGATATGACTGTCTCGCAAGAGGGGCTTGCGCTGGTATCAACCATCATCACCCTCGCCCATGCATTAAAGCTCAAGGTGGTGGCCGAGGGAGTTGAAACCGAGGAGCAATTGCGTCTGCTGCGAATATTGAACTGCAACGAAATGCAGGGATTTTTATTCAGCAAGCCGCTGCCGAGCGAATCCTTCGAAACGAGATTCCTGGCTTCACCGCCGGCCGGCTGA
- a CDS encoding P-II family nitrogen regulator: MIMRPETLISMNRIEIVVDEESLSDLLELCREAGVRGYTVIKQAGGLGSRGERRPDDYALEEKNAVVILACEEKQAERIIMSLRPKLKEFGGMCLISDCQWVIGPAASY; encoded by the coding sequence ATGATTATGAGACCCGAAACGTTAATCTCAATGAACCGGATAGAAATTGTCGTAGACGAAGAGTCCCTGAGCGATTTGCTGGAGCTATGCCGGGAAGCTGGGGTGCGCGGCTACACAGTTATCAAGCAGGCGGGCGGACTCGGGTCGCGCGGTGAGCGGCGCCCCGATGATTATGCCCTGGAGGAAAAGAACGCTGTGGTGATTCTGGCTTGCGAGGAAAAGCAGGCGGAGAGAATTATTATGTCGCTTCGACCAAAATTGAAAGAGTTCGGCGGAATGTGCCTGATTTCCGATTGCCAGTGGGTCATAGGGCCCGCGGCCTCATACTGA
- a CDS encoding sodium-dependent bicarbonate transport family permease: protein MSISSLLVPAILFFALGMFACIIKSDLKFPPDMHKMIVIYLLIGIGLHGGKALATSNMGDALPAVWAALGFGVGLPIIAYIILRGIGRIDPLNAAAISAHYGSVSAGTYMTAVAFLGGIGVTYEAYPVIMLAIMESPAIMIGLVLAGYSRKIMGGAQKGEKGMMKHLMIEAFTNGSILLLFGSMAIGAAVSDTSYKKIEPFFETIFMGALCIFLADMGMEAGKRLSEFKKVGVFLVGFGVVMPLIGAFFGIMVGHYYLQYSIGGVTLVTVLAASCSYIAVPPAMRLAIPEANPSFYLTLSLGCTFPFNVVIGIPLYYAGAQYLAGQ, encoded by the coding sequence ATGTCGATCTCCAGTCTTCTCGTACCAGCAATACTCTTTTTTGCCCTTGGTATGTTCGCATGCATCATCAAGTCGGATCTGAAGTTTCCACCCGACATGCACAAGATGATCGTTATCTACTTGCTGATCGGGATTGGTCTGCATGGCGGCAAAGCGCTCGCCACTTCTAATATGGGTGATGCCCTTCCTGCCGTGTGGGCGGCGCTCGGGTTTGGCGTTGGCCTGCCTATCATTGCTTATATTATTTTGCGGGGCATCGGAAGGATCGACCCGCTGAACGCCGCAGCCATCTCGGCGCATTACGGTTCCGTGAGCGCGGGTACCTACATGACGGCGGTGGCATTCCTGGGCGGCATCGGCGTGACCTATGAAGCCTATCCCGTGATCATGCTGGCGATCATGGAATCTCCCGCGATCATGATCGGCCTGGTCCTGGCTGGCTATTCCCGGAAAATCATGGGGGGGGCGCAAAAGGGCGAAAAGGGAATGATGAAGCACCTGATGATCGAGGCCTTTACCAATGGCAGTATTCTGCTGCTGTTCGGCTCCATGGCGATCGGGGCGGCAGTGTCGGACACGAGCTACAAAAAAATCGAACCGTTCTTTGAAACAATCTTTATGGGCGCCTTATGCATATTCCTGGCCGATATGGGTATGGAAGCCGGGAAAAGGCTGTCGGAATTTAAGAAGGTAGGCGTCTTCCTGGTCGGTTTCGGCGTAGTGATGCCTTTGATCGGCGCTTTTTTCGGGATAATGGTAGGTCACTACTACCTCCAATACTCAATCGGCGGTGTCACCCTGGTAACGGTGCTGGCGGCCAGTTGTTCCTATATCGCGGTACCGCCGGCTATGCGTCTGGCGATACCCGAGGCCAACCCATCTTTCTATCTGACGCTGTCGCTCGGGTGTACTTTTCCGTTCAACGTGGTGATCGGAATCCCCCTGTATTATGCAGGTGCCCAGTATCTGGCCGGGCAGTAA